In Hydrogenobacter sp., the DNA window CTTTGTGCCGAGAGAGGAAAGAGCTATTTTAGAAAAACCTGTGGCAATAGACTTTGGAGTGAAAGACAAGCTAACACTTTCTAATGGTATAAAGATTGACTTTGAGGTGGCAGAAAGCAAAAGACTTAAAAGGCTACAGAGAGAGCTTGCAAAAAAGAAAAAAGGCTCAAAGAATAGAGAGAAGACAAGACAAAAACTGGCAAGAGAGTATGAGAGGATTGAAAACAGAAGAAAGGATGCTATAAACAAGATTATCGCTTTTTTAAAGCTCTACAGCATGGTAGTATTTCAGCAAGACAGCATCAGCTCATGGCATAAAGGCTGGTTTTCAAGAGCGGTTCAATACTCAGGGATAGGAAAGTTAAGGGAGAGGTTGAGTTCCAGCCTCCTGCCTGTCCTTGAGATTGACCGCTTTGAACCAACTTCAAGAGTATGCTGTGAGTGTGGGGCATATTTTGAAAATCTTAAGCTTTCTGACAGGACAGTTTTCTGTCCTGAGTGTGGCAACCAGATAGACAGAGACTTAAATGCGTGTCTTGTGATGCTTAGAAAGGTCTCACCCGCCTTAAGGGTGGTAGGGTTGGACCGACCCAAGCTTACGCCTGCGGAGAGGTCCGCCTCTGCACGAATACTGGGTTCTAACCCCTATATTCGTGTAAGCTACC includes these proteins:
- a CDS encoding transposase, with amino-acid sequence FVPREERAILEKPVAIDFGVKDKLTLSNGIKIDFEVAESKRLKRLQRELAKKKKGSKNREKTRQKLAREYERIENRRKDAINKIIAFLKLYSMVVFQQDSISSWHKGWFSRAVQYSGIGKLRERLSSSLLPVLEIDRFEPTSRVCCECGAYFENLKLSDRTVFCPECGNQIDRDLNACLVMLRKVSPALRVVGLDRPKLTPAERSASARILGSNPYIRVSYLVEAGSSSSY